From one Brachypodium distachyon strain Bd21 chromosome 4, Brachypodium_distachyon_v3.0, whole genome shotgun sequence genomic stretch:
- the LOC106866904 gene encoding uncharacterized protein LOC106866904 encodes MMGQHRNQEQDRRRTLLLVSLASIMERADEALLPAVYREVGAALHADPTWLGALTLCRSIVQAACYPLAAYAAARHNRAHVIAVGAFLWAAATFLVGVSETFLQVAISRGLNGIGLALVVPSIQSLVADSTDDGTRGSAFGWLQLASSLGLISGGFVGLLLAQTTVLGIAGWRIAFHLVAVISVAVGALNWFFAVDPHFTTSDPAAGNGQSARRVVEEMIAEAKFVVRIPTFQIFVAQGVSGSFPWSALSFASMWLELIGFSHRGTAVLMTIFWVASSLGGLLGGKMGDLLALRYPDAGRIVLSQISAGSAVPIAAVLLLGLPDDPTTGVLHGVVLFVMGVFISWNGPATNFPIFAEIVPEKSRTSIYALDRSFESVLSSFAPPIVGILAQRVYGYRPDDKGRSVRLDRENAASLAKALYTAIAIPFTVCTAIYSFLYCSYPRDRDRARMQSLVESELHQMEHESSRFEDGDCNGDGDGVDRLEESSPEAEKDTVKLLSDV; translated from the exons ATGATGGGGCAGCACCGGAATCAGGAGCAGGACCGGCGGCGGACGCTGCTGCTGGTGAGCCTGGCGTCCATCATGGAGCGCGCCGACGAGGCTCTGCTGCCGGCGGTGTACCGCGAGGTCGGCGCCGCGCTGCACGCCGACCCCACGTGGCTCGGCGCCCTCACGCTGTGCCGCTCCATCGTGCAGGCAGCGTGCTACCCGCTCGCTGCgtacgccgccgcgcgccacaaCCGCGCGCACGTCATCGCCGTCGGGGCCTTCCTCTGGGCCGCCGCTACCTTCCTCGTCGGCGTCTCCGAAACCTTCCTCCAG GTAGCAATCTCACGGGGACTGAATGGCATCGGCCTTGCTCTGGTGGTACCATCGATCCAGTCACTGGTAGCCGACTCCACCGACGACGGCACGCGCGGCTCGGCTTTCGGCTGGCTACAGCTTGCCAGCAGCCTGGGGCTCATCTCCGGCGGCTTCGTCGGCCTGCTTCTGGCGCAGACCACAGTCCTCGGGATCGCCGGCTGGCGCATCGCCTTCCACCTCGTGGCGGTCATCAGCGTTGCCGTAGGGGCCCTGAACTGGTTCTTCGCCGTGGACCCACATTTCACGACGAgcgaccccgccgccggcaacgGGCAGTCCGCACGGCGGGTGGTGGAGGAGATGATCGCGGAGGCCAAGTTCGTGGTGCGGATCCCGACTTTCCAGATCTTCGTGGCGCAGGGCGTCAGCGGCTCGTTCCCGTGGTCGGCGCTCTCCTTCGCGTCCATGTGGCTGGAACTCATTGGGTTCAGCCACCGGGGCACCGCCGTGCTCATGACCATCTTCTGGGTCGCGAGTTCTCTCGGCGGACTTCTCGGGGGAAAGATGGGCGACCTCCTCGCCCTGCGGTACCCGGACGCCGGGAGGATCGTCTTGTCGCAGATCAGCGCAGGCTCCGCCGTGCCCATAGCCGCCGTGTTGCTCCTTGGGCTCCCCGACGATCCGACAACCGGTGTCCTTCACGGCGTCGTCTTGTTCGTCATGGGCGTGTTCATCTCCTGGAACGGCCCAGCTACAAACTT CCCAATTTTTGCGGAGATCGTGCCGGAGAAATCAAGGACAAGCATCTACGCACTGGACAGGTCCTTCGAGTCGGTGCTGTCGTCGTTCGCGCCTCCGATCGTGGGCATCCTGGCGCAGCGCGTGTACGGATATAGGCCGGACGACAAGGGGAGGAGCGTCCGGCTGGACCGGGAAAACGCTGCGTCGCTGGCCAAGGCACTGTACACGGCCATCGCAATTCCCTTCACCGTCTGCACCGCAATTTATTCCTTCCTGTACTGCAGCTATCCCCGGGACAGGGACCGCGCGCGGATGCAGTCGCTGGTGGAATCGGAGCTGCATCAGATGGAGCACGAGAGTTCTCGCTTTGAAGATGGGGATTGCAATGGCGACGGAGATGGCGTAGATAGACTGGAGGAGTCGTCGCCTGAGGCCGAGAAGGATACCGTGAAACTATTGTCAGATGTTTAG